In one Lentimicrobium sp. L6 genomic region, the following are encoded:
- the kdsA gene encoding 3-deoxy-8-phosphooctulonate synthase, whose product MSIFQELTQHKNFFLLAGPCAVENTEMPLEIAREVKAICDRLDIPYVFKASYRKANRSRLDSFTGIGDIKALEAIKRVSEELNIPTVTDIHSAEEAAIAAQYVDVLQIPAFLCRQTDLLVAAAKTGKIINIKKGQFLSAGSMKFAVQKVRESGNENIMLTDRGNMFGYQDMVIDYRGIPEMQKNNVPVILDITHSLQQPNQEGGVTGGKPELIETVAKAGIAVGADGIFIETHPNPAIALSDGANMLKLEYLEALLVKLLKIRAAIHSIN is encoded by the coding sequence ATGTCAATATTTCAGGAACTTACTCAGCATAAAAACTTTTTTTTACTCGCTGGCCCTTGTGCCGTGGAGAATACAGAAATGCCTTTAGAAATTGCCCGTGAGGTGAAAGCCATTTGCGATAGGTTGGATATTCCCTATGTATTTAAAGCCAGTTATAGAAAAGCTAATCGTTCTAGACTAGATTCCTTCACTGGAATTGGGGATATCAAAGCATTAGAAGCTATTAAACGAGTTTCTGAGGAGTTGAATATTCCTACAGTTACCGATATTCATAGTGCCGAAGAAGCTGCCATAGCGGCACAATATGTAGATGTGCTGCAAATTCCCGCCTTCCTTTGTCGCCAAACCGATTTATTGGTAGCTGCTGCCAAAACCGGAAAAATCATCAATATTAAAAAGGGTCAATTCCTAAGTGCAGGTTCCATGAAGTTTGCGGTTCAAAAAGTGAGAGAATCTGGAAACGAAAATATCATGCTTACTGATAGGGGAAATATGTTTGGCTATCAAGATATGGTCATCGATTATAGAGGAATCCCCGAAATGCAAAAGAATAATGTTCCTGTTATTCTAGATATTACTCATAGTTTACAGCAACCCAACCAAGAAGGTGGAGTTACTGGAGGAAAACCAGAATTAATAGAAACCGTTGCTAAAGCAGGAATTGCCGTAGGTGCAGATGGTATTTTTATTGAAACACATCCCAATCCCGCTATCGCTCTTTCCGATGGAGCCAATATGCTGAAATTAGAATATTTGGAAGCGCTATTGGTGAAGCTTTTGAAAATTAGAGCTGCCATTCATAGCATTAATTAA
- the add gene encoding adenosine deaminase encodes MDLQAFIQKAPKAELHSHIDGGLRVQTVLELAQKHQVELPSYQYDELLKTLTIDNSCTSLLDYFKPFEYTLNVLQTEDALERAMYEYLEDSSKDHIKYIEARFSPALHLQKHLSLKKVMEAILSGKKQAEKDFDIKSNLIICGLRQNKVQKNMELAQLAVDYKNKGVVAFDLAGEEYGHPAKNHMKAFEIAIKNNLCRTVHAGEADGAHSIADSIHYLGAQRIGHGTHLFEDTGLLNYVVDRQIGLEVCLTSNMQTKSVKDITKHPIQDYFKKKVAVTINTDSTLISGTTLSKEYELAAKLFHFTQEDVSKIMFNGFQQAFLPFDEKQDLLQKMKQEISILS; translated from the coding sequence ATGGATTTACAAGCATTTATTCAAAAAGCCCCTAAAGCAGAGTTACACAGTCATATAGACGGAGGATTAAGAGTCCAAACCGTTCTAGAATTGGCTCAAAAACATCAGGTTGAGCTCCCAAGCTATCAATACGACGAATTGTTGAAAACCCTAACCATTGACAATTCTTGTACCAGTCTTTTGGATTATTTCAAACCATTTGAATATACTTTAAATGTACTTCAAACTGAGGATGCCTTAGAACGAGCCATGTATGAATATTTGGAAGACTCCTCTAAAGATCATATCAAATATATAGAAGCTAGATTTTCTCCTGCTCTACATCTTCAAAAACATCTTTCTCTTAAAAAAGTGATGGAAGCTATATTATCAGGAAAAAAACAAGCAGAGAAAGACTTCGATATCAAAAGTAATTTGATCATTTGTGGGTTGAGACAAAATAAGGTTCAAAAGAATATGGAACTTGCTCAATTGGCTGTTGATTATAAGAACAAAGGTGTGGTAGCTTTTGATTTAGCAGGAGAAGAATATGGACACCCTGCAAAAAACCATATGAAAGCATTTGAGATAGCCATCAAAAACAACCTTTGCCGCACTGTTCATGCAGGAGAAGCTGATGGCGCGCATTCTATTGCTGACTCTATTCACTATTTAGGTGCACAAAGGATTGGCCATGGAACCCATCTATTTGAGGATACAGGGCTATTGAATTATGTGGTAGACCGACAAATTGGCTTAGAGGTATGTTTAACTAGTAATATGCAAACAAAAAGCGTAAAAGACATAACCAAACACCCTATTCAAGATTATTTTAAGAAAAAGGTAGCGGTAACTATAAATACCGACAGTACTTTAATATCAGGAACTACTCTTTCTAAAGAATATGAATTGGCAGCTAAATTATTCCATTTCACCCAGGAAGATGTCAGCAAAATAATGTTCAATGGATTTCAGCAAGCTTTTCTTCCTTTTGATGAAAAACAGGATTTATTACAGAAAATGAAGCAGGAAATCTCGATATTATCCTAA
- a CDS encoding MarR family winged helix-turn-helix transcriptional regulator, with protein sequence MADSTILELIYELKKKCIQGDEAFFHSLDISQAEYNMFLCLRDCTHFNSYSVAEKMQLSLSRVSRIIDKMVNKEYLTRSTNKTDRRAIDIKMTPLGKEIMNKILEYRLDRETTLCEKIATKDVETIKSSLNKLIEAV encoded by the coding sequence ATGGCAGATTCAACTATCCTTGAACTTATTTACGAATTAAAGAAGAAATGTATCCAAGGAGATGAAGCATTTTTTCATTCCCTCGATATTTCTCAAGCAGAATATAATATGTTCCTCTGTCTAAGAGATTGCACTCATTTTAATAGCTATAGTGTAGCAGAAAAAATGCAACTCTCCTTATCTCGTGTGAGCAGAATTATTGACAAAATGGTCAATAAAGAATATCTCACTCGCTCGACAAATAAAACAGACAGAAGAGCCATCGACATTAAAATGACTCCATTGGGCAAGGAGATTATGAATAAAATATTAGAATATCGACTCGATAGAGAAACCACTCTATGCGAAAAGATTGCCACAAAAGATGTGGAAACCATAAAATCGAGTCTTAACAAACTAATCGAAGCAGTATAA
- a CDS encoding ATP-binding protein has protein sequence MKPSDHHTASRFWSKLTKSLSLIPRLDHFNIFVYLFDNEELIPVFSKQKNLIQVLISNDEFLYWLNIKTQESNEFHKPIFNDKYAGSIYTFENSIKAKIVFSEEDDRYHVLKDSRKSEKAIAIEMINLFLNEQFEKEKNQKIKYNNQLNNYYKTAFEQTNNPIALITSEGELFSFNHAWAEMHGFENNDLKTGNDIKIFHSEAQMKRSVLPSLEQAQLSGSYYGEVEHIDKNENEIRSLMSIVNIKNSQEESIGFLKVVLNYNKSESYDNRLVTILESVDFGIVIIDPETFKILELNTGAIRHIGSTKEEIVGKECHQFICPAEEGSCPIMDLKQSVNNSERILINARGESIPILKTARQVILGDKKVIIESFIDIRELKKAQAAAEESARLKTAFLSNISHEIRTPLNHILGFTSLVLEDADIPETYLGYLKIVKRSGNHLLKIIEDIVTISKIEAGHHAISESEFQLSHLLYGVFSKYQSELVRTKKQIRILFENALESEKCFIKADEMKVKQVVENLVSNAVKYTAHGYVSMACEIKEKQVHITIEDSGKGIPENQLPHIFESFRQVADNDRKISEGTGVGLTICKSLSNMMGGNILVESEEGKGSKFIFSFPHKLALGKDKPSMDEVTTPDLTGKTILIVEDEKINYLYLKTLLQATHAHVIWKQNGKEAVDYMNQGYKIDLIMMDMQMPEMDGYEATLRIRRMNPNVIIIALTANVMADDKEKCLNLGCNEYTTKPIQQDVLYWHIGHFLK, from the coding sequence ATGAAACCATCTGACCATCATACAGCATCACGATTCTGGTCAAAACTGACAAAAAGCTTGAGTCTAATCCCTAGATTAGATCATTTTAATATATTTGTCTATCTTTTCGATAATGAAGAGCTTATCCCTGTTTTCTCAAAACAAAAAAACCTCATCCAAGTTTTAATTTCTAATGATGAATTTCTCTATTGGTTAAATATTAAAACCCAAGAAAGTAATGAATTTCACAAACCAATATTTAATGATAAATATGCTGGTAGCATCTATACATTTGAGAATTCGATAAAAGCTAAAATTGTATTTTCAGAAGAAGATGACAGATACCATGTTTTAAAAGACTCGAGAAAATCTGAAAAAGCTATTGCAATAGAGATGATTAATCTATTTCTAAATGAGCAATTTGAAAAAGAAAAAAATCAAAAAATAAAATATAATAACCAATTAAATAATTACTATAAAACAGCTTTTGAACAAACCAATAACCCAATTGCATTAATAACTTCTGAGGGAGAATTATTTAGTTTTAATCATGCTTGGGCAGAAATGCATGGTTTCGAAAACAATGATTTAAAAACAGGAAATGACATAAAGATATTCCACAGTGAGGCACAAATGAAAAGAAGTGTATTGCCAAGCTTAGAACAAGCCCAATTGAGTGGTTCCTATTATGGAGAAGTAGAACACATTGATAAAAATGAAAATGAAATTAGGAGTTTGATGTCCATAGTAAATATCAAAAACTCGCAAGAAGAATCTATTGGTTTTTTAAAAGTGGTATTGAATTATAATAAATCCGAATCCTATGACAACCGATTGGTAACTATTTTGGAATCTGTTGATTTTGGAATTGTTATCATTGACCCAGAAACCTTCAAGATACTGGAACTAAACACTGGAGCGATAAGACATATTGGAAGTACGAAGGAAGAAATTGTAGGAAAAGAATGTCATCAATTTATTTGTCCAGCCGAAGAAGGTAGTTGCCCTATTATGGATTTAAAACAATCTGTAAACAATTCCGAAAGAATACTCATCAACGCGAGAGGAGAATCTATTCCCATCTTAAAAACAGCAAGACAGGTTATACTTGGTGATAAAAAAGTAATTATTGAAAGTTTCATAGATATTAGGGAGCTTAAAAAAGCACAAGCTGCAGCAGAAGAAAGTGCTAGGTTAAAAACTGCATTCCTTTCTAATATTAGTCATGAAATTAGGACTCCGTTAAATCACATCTTAGGATTTACGAGTTTGGTCCTTGAGGATGCTGATATTCCAGAAACCTATCTAGGATATCTGAAAATAGTGAAACGTAGCGGCAACCATCTCCTCAAGATAATTGAAGACATAGTCACCATTTCCAAAATTGAAGCTGGCCATCACGCTATTTCTGAGAGTGAATTCCAACTGAGTCATTTACTCTATGGTGTATTTTCAAAATACCAATCAGAATTAGTGAGGACTAAAAAACAAATCAGAATATTATTTGAAAATGCCTTAGAATCAGAAAAATGTTTCATTAAGGCCGATGAGATGAAGGTAAAACAAGTAGTTGAAAATTTGGTTAGTAATGCGGTAAAATACACAGCACATGGATACGTAAGTATGGCATGTGAAATTAAAGAAAAGCAGGTTCATATCACTATAGAAGACTCGGGAAAAGGAATCCCAGAAAACCAATTGCCACATATATTTGAAAGCTTCAGACAAGTTGCAGACAATGATAGAAAAATTTCTGAAGGAACAGGTGTTGGATTAACCATATGTAAATCCTTGAGCAATATGATGGGAGGAAATATTCTTGTAGAATCAGAAGAGGGAAAAGGTAGTAAATTTATCTTTTCATTCCCACATAAACTGGCACTTGGAAAAGATAAACCAAGCATGGATGAGGTCACTACACCTGACCTTACAGGAAAGACCATACTAATTGTAGAAGATGAAAAAATAAATTATCTCTACCTTAAAACCTTGTTACAAGCCACCCATGCTCACGTTATTTGGAAACAAAATGGAAAGGAAGCCGTGGATTATATGAACCAAGGTTATAAGATTGATTTGATAATGATGGATATGCAAATGCCTGAAATGGATGGCTATGAAGCGACTTTAAGAATCAGAAGAATGAATCCCAATGTCATTATTATTGCACTTACCGCCAATGTAATGGCCGACGATAAAGAAAAATGCCTGAACCTAGGCTGTAATGAATATACCACCAAGCCTATACAGCAAGATGTATTATATTGGCATATTGGTCATTTCTTGAAATAA
- a CDS encoding pyridoxal phosphate-dependent aminotransferase, whose amino-acid sequence MKNTPINYDIVSQKVKESGVAQVGSASIREIKKLVDNIEKATGDKFIRMEMGIPGIPASQYGVKAQIKALEDGVAAIYPDIQGIPPLKNEISRFVKNFLDVDVAPEGCIPTVGSMQGGFAAFMMLSRIHKKKDTTLFIDPGFPVHKMQHKVLGLKFDTFDVYNYRGEKLREKLEEYFSKGNIHSVIYSNPNNPSWICFTETELQIIGELATKYDVVIMEDLAYFAMDFRKDYSVLGEAPFQPSVAKYTDNYMLFISSSKSFSYAGERIGMMVISDGLYQRKYEDLLRFYPNAGFGYSMIFGTMYPLSSGTSHSTQYGLHGILKAVNDGDYNFRDEVMIYGEKAKVMKKLFLENGFTIVYDKDEGEPIADGFYFTFAYEGFSGVELLNELVYYGISAISLSITGSERHEGVRACVSLVKEEQFADLKYRLEEFNKNNPIG is encoded by the coding sequence ATGAAAAATACACCAATCAATTACGACATCGTTAGCCAGAAGGTTAAAGAAAGTGGAGTGGCACAAGTGGGAAGTGCTTCCATCAGAGAAATCAAAAAGCTTGTTGACAATATTGAAAAGGCAACTGGGGATAAATTCATCAGAATGGAGATGGGGATTCCTGGAATTCCAGCTTCTCAATATGGAGTGAAAGCCCAAATAAAAGCCTTAGAGGATGGTGTAGCAGCAATATATCCTGATATTCAGGGAATACCTCCTTTGAAGAATGAAATCAGTCGTTTTGTAAAGAACTTTTTAGATGTGGATGTGGCTCCAGAAGGTTGTATTCCTACAGTAGGAAGTATGCAAGGTGGATTCGCTGCTTTTATGATGCTTTCTCGTATTCATAAGAAAAAAGACACCACTTTGTTTATCGATCCAGGTTTTCCTGTTCACAAAATGCAGCATAAAGTATTGGGTTTGAAATTCGATACTTTTGATGTTTATAATTATAGAGGCGAAAAGCTAAGAGAAAAATTAGAAGAGTATTTCTCAAAAGGAAATATCCATTCAGTTATTTACAGTAACCCTAATAATCCAAGTTGGATATGTTTTACCGAAACAGAATTACAGATTATCGGTGAATTAGCTACTAAGTATGATGTGGTGATTATGGAAGATTTAGCTTACTTCGCTATGGATTTCCGTAAAGATTATAGTGTGTTGGGAGAAGCTCCTTTCCAGCCTTCTGTAGCTAAGTATACTGATAATTATATGTTGTTCATATCCAGTTCTAAGAGCTTTAGCTATGCTGGAGAAAGAATTGGAATGATGGTGATTTCTGATGGGCTTTATCAACGAAAGTATGAAGATTTACTGCGCTTTTATCCTAATGCTGGATTTGGTTACTCTATGATATTTGGTACCATGTATCCTTTGAGTTCTGGGACTTCTCATTCTACTCAGTATGGCCTTCATGGCATATTGAAAGCGGTTAATGATGGTGATTATAATTTCCGTGATGAGGTGATGATTTACGGAGAAAAAGCCAAAGTAATGAAGAAGCTTTTCTTAGAGAATGGTTTCACTATAGTTTACGATAAGGATGAGGGCGAACCCATTGCCGATGGTTTCTACTTTACTTTTGCCTATGAAGGCTTTAGCGGAGTGGAATTACTTAATGAATTGGTATACTATGGCATTAGTGCTATTTCTTTAAGTATCACAGGTAGTGAGCGTCATGAAGGCGTTAGAGCTTGTGTTTCTTTGGTGAAAGAAGAGCAATTTGCTGATTTGAAATATAGACTAGAAGAATTCAATAAGAATAATCCTATAGGTTAA